From the genome of Zalophus californianus isolate mZalCal1 chromosome 6, mZalCal1.pri.v2, whole genome shotgun sequence, one region includes:
- the LOC113910519 gene encoding 60S ribosomal protein L37a-like — translation MSSLGSDLVCGDMAKRTKKVGIVGKYGTRYGASLRKMVKKIEISQHAKYTCSFCGKTKMKRRAVGIWHCGSCMKTVAGGTWTYNTTSAVTVKSAIRRLKELKDQ, via the coding sequence ATGAGCTCTCTGGGCTCAGACCTAGTTTGCGGCGACATGGCTAAACGCACCAAGAAGGTCGGAATCGTGGGTAAATACGGGACCCGTTATGGTGCCTCCCTCAGGAAAATGGTGAAGAAGATTGAAATAAGCCAGCACGCCAAGTACACTTGCTCCTTCTGTggcaaaacaaagatgaaaagacgAGCTGTGGGGATCTGGCATTGTGGCTCCTGCATGAAAACCGTCGCTGGTGGCACTTGGACCTACAACACCACTTCTGCTGTCACAGTAAAGTCGGCTATCAGAAGACTGAAGGAGTTGAAAGACCAGTAG